Within Candidatus Rokuibacteriota bacterium, the genomic segment AACCCCACCGTCACGCCGGCGCCTGTCGCGCAGAGGAGGGAGGCCGCCAGCGCCGCCGCCCGCGTGCCCCACGCCGCGCGCCAGAGGCCGTAGAGCCGCACGGCCGGGTACCCGATCTCGACGATCACGCACGCCCAGGCCAGCGGCATCCACACCGGAGAGCCGAGGAGCACCACGTCGTTCCCGCTCAGATAGACGAGCCGCCCCGCCGAGACCCAGTGGATCAGCCCCCAGTCCACGAGGAGCTCGAACGCGCCGGCGACGATCCCGAGCGCGAAGAGCCGGGACAGCGTCTCTCCGCCCCGGCGGCGCAGCACCTCCCCGGCCGAGAGGTAGCACGCGGCGCGGATGAACAGGCCGGCGTAGGCCCAGAACTTGCCCGACGGGGAGGCCGGATACGGAAAGAAGATCGCGGCGACGAGGGTAAGGGCCAGGCCGGTGACCGTTCCGAGCAGCCACAGACCGTCCGAGGCCGCGCTGAGCTCCCCGAGGCGCGCGGTGAAGCCCGGCCGCTCGAGCGCCGCGGGCTCAGAAGACCGGGCGCTCGACATAGGTGCCGAAGAGCTGGCGGAGCCGGGCCACGATCTCGCCGAGCGTGGCGCGCGCCTCGACCAGCTCGATGGTGACGGGCATGAGGTTGACGGCCGGATCGCGCGCCTCCCGCTCGAGCCGGTCCAGCAGGAGCGCCACGCGGGTGCCGTCGCGCCGCTGGCGAGTCTGTCGCAGGCGCTGGATCTGGCGCGCCTCGACGGCGGCGTCCACCTTGTGGATGGGCACGGGCACGGGGGCGGGCGGCTCCACGAGCATGTTCACGCCGATGAGCGGCTGCTCTCCCGTGGCGCGCTGGCGGGCGGTGGCGTAGGCCGAGTCCGCGATCTCGCGCTGGAAGAAGCCCTCCTCGATGGCCTTGATCGTCCCGCCCATGGCGTCCACCTTCGCGAGGATCTCGACGACGCGCGCCTCGATGTCACGGGTGAGGGCCTCCACGTAGTACGAGCCGCCCAGCGGGTCCACGACGTTCGGGATGTGCGTCTCGTGGGCGATGATCTGCTGGGTGCGGAGGGCCACCTTCATGGCCTCCTCCGAGGGGATCGCGTACGCCTCGTCGAGGCCGTTGGTGTGCAGCGACTGGGCGCCGCCCAGCACCGCCGAGAGCGCCTGCAGCGCCGTGCGGACGACGTTGTTCATGGGCTGGGCCTTCGTGAGCGTCGCGGCGGCCGTCTGGCAGTGGAAGCGGAGCCGCATGGACGCAGGCACCGTGGCCCCGAAGCGCTCCTTCATGAGGCGCGCATAGATGCGGCGGGCGGCGCGGAACTTGGCGACCTCCTCGAAGAAGTCGGCCTGCGCCACGAAGTAGAAGGCCAGTCGCGGGGCGAAATGGTCCACGGGCACCCCCGCCCGGGTGACCTCCTCCACGTAGGCGATGGCATTGGCCATGGTGAAGGCC encodes:
- a CDS encoding methylmalonyl-CoA mutase; the protein is MNAAERNPLFTRDLIARARARREAWEAGELRAFAERQPESRPDARTSSGLSVRRLYTPEDLESATLEELGLPGQYPFTRGPYPTMYRSRLWTMRQIAGFGTGEDTNGRFRYLIAQGQTGLSVDFDMPTLMGYDSDDPRSLGEVGREGVAVDTLDDMEALFAGIDLERISVSMTINPTAWILLAMYVALARSRGNDLDALSGTVQADILKEYIAQKEWIFPIRPSMRIMRDTIVYCAGHMRRYNPVNISGYHISEAGATSVQEVAFTMANAIAYVEEVTRAGVPVDHFAPRLAFYFVAQADFFEEVAKFRAARRIYARLMKERFGATVPASMRLRFHCQTAAATLTKAQPMNNVVRTALQALSAVLGGAQSLHTNGLDEAYAIPSEEAMKVALRTQQIIAHETHIPNVVDPLGGSYYVEALTRDIEARVVEILAKVDAMGGTIKAIEEGFFQREIADSAYATARQRATGEQPLIGVNMLVEPPAPVPVPIHKVDAAVEARQIQRLRQTRQRRDGTRVALLLDRLEREARDPAVNLMPVTIELVEARATLGEIVARLRQLFGTYVERPVF